Proteins from a single region of Fodinibius sp. Rm-B-1B1-1:
- a CDS encoding efflux RND transporter permease subunit, protein MSKSNLNTSSSNDGTSRGLIAYMAENSIAANLLMLILIGGGIWTAFNIQKEVFPEYQLDIVEVSVVYPGAAPEEVEQGILRPVEEAIRGVQGIKEVTSTADEGSGNVSIELVTGAERMKVFQDIDQAVNRIRTFPDDIEEPEVQLQSNQREVMTIGLYGDSDIWTLRKLAENMRDRLLSKENITQVEIGNVPDYITHVEIPRNTLREYNLTLADVANVIRQSSEDIPAGAVETNSGEILLRMQERKQWAEEYGNIEVVTSDIGTNVTLGDIAEITDGFEEIGFYGEFNQQPTVDLQIYRIGNQSPLEIAETVENELEIAQSEFPPGVQYRIDSNSAEDYRERLSLLLKNGGLAILIVLFILALFLEYRLAFWVMMGMTISFVGGLLFLPLLGLSINMISMFGFLVVLGIVVDDAIVVGENVYEYRQQGMSFLDAAIKGAREMGKPVTFAILTNVIAFFPLMFMPGTTGKYWWPLPAVVIVVLLVSLVEALFILPAHLAHSSKKESRFALGQKMHKWQQSFAEKFNRFVDTYYRGFLDLCLKYRYITLSTAVALLIVVGGYGYSDHMGMIMMPEVAADEIESGVSLPVGTTTMQAAKVAKEITNSTQRMFEEHNLYEVAEGVKTNVRGQNFIDVEIVMKPPNQRDMSSQEVIELWREEIGDIEGVDQITFEAERGPGGYLPDISVDLSHSDISVLENASQAFVERVERYEASRDVNDNYNRGKAQYDFKLLPEGRRLGLTSDDIGQQLRNAFYGSLAMRQLRGTNEIEVRVKLPLEQRRDIHSLEDFVIQTPSGAEVPLMDVAEFEKGEAFTTINRRNGRRVVSVSMDAEPANAVSRVLESLQTETLPELREDFPGITWTFEGSQAEMRESTQALWGTFALALIVIYALLAVAFGSYMQPIIVMGAIPFGIVGAVIGHIVLGYDLSLVSLMGVIALSGVVLNDSLIMIDLANRKRKEDGVSVYDAIHEAGLRRFRPITLTTLTTFGGLTPMILETSRQAANLIPMAISLGFGIVFATSIILVIVPCLYLILEDTITGFNSFASAER, encoded by the coding sequence ATGAGTAAGTCTAATTTAAATACTTCGTCATCAAATGATGGTACCAGCCGTGGATTGATCGCTTATATGGCCGAAAATTCTATTGCGGCGAACTTGTTAATGCTCATTCTTATCGGAGGTGGTATATGGACGGCCTTTAACATTCAAAAAGAAGTATTTCCGGAATACCAGCTGGATATTGTTGAAGTGAGCGTTGTTTACCCGGGAGCTGCACCGGAAGAAGTTGAGCAGGGAATATTACGTCCGGTGGAAGAAGCCATTCGCGGGGTTCAGGGAATCAAAGAAGTGACCTCAACGGCCGATGAGGGATCGGGGAATGTATCCATAGAATTGGTGACTGGCGCCGAGCGGATGAAAGTATTTCAAGATATTGATCAGGCGGTGAACCGTATCCGTACCTTCCCTGATGACATTGAAGAGCCTGAAGTTCAGTTACAGTCGAATCAGCGTGAGGTCATGACCATCGGTTTGTATGGAGATTCCGATATCTGGACACTTCGTAAACTGGCCGAGAATATGCGGGATCGGCTCTTAAGCAAAGAAAATATTACGCAGGTCGAAATTGGCAATGTGCCCGATTACATCACTCATGTAGAGATTCCACGTAATACGCTGCGCGAATATAATTTGACGTTGGCTGATGTAGCCAATGTGATACGTCAGTCCAGTGAAGATATTCCAGCTGGAGCCGTAGAAACCAACTCAGGAGAAATCTTGCTTCGGATGCAAGAGCGAAAACAATGGGCCGAAGAATATGGCAACATTGAAGTAGTAACATCAGATATCGGAACCAATGTAACACTGGGTGATATTGCAGAAATTACCGATGGGTTTGAGGAGATTGGTTTCTATGGGGAATTCAATCAACAGCCAACGGTCGATCTTCAGATCTATCGTATCGGTAATCAGTCACCGCTCGAGATTGCTGAAACTGTTGAAAATGAACTGGAGATCGCCCAATCAGAATTTCCGCCCGGTGTGCAATATCGTATTGACAGTAATAGTGCCGAGGACTATCGCGAACGTCTCTCACTATTGTTGAAAAACGGAGGGCTGGCTATCCTGATTGTACTGTTTATTTTGGCACTATTCCTGGAATATCGTCTTGCTTTTTGGGTGATGATGGGGATGACAATATCATTTGTAGGTGGATTGTTATTCCTCCCATTGTTGGGATTGAGCATTAATATGATTTCCATGTTTGGATTCCTGGTGGTACTGGGAATTGTGGTGGATGATGCCATTGTGGTGGGAGAGAATGTCTATGAATATCGTCAACAGGGCATGAGCTTTTTGGATGCGGCCATCAAAGGAGCGCGGGAGATGGGGAAACCGGTGACTTTTGCAATTCTTACCAATGTTATTGCCTTTTTTCCACTGATGTTTATGCCGGGAACAACGGGTAAGTACTGGTGGCCGCTCCCCGCTGTAGTTATTGTAGTGTTATTGGTATCACTGGTTGAAGCACTATTTATACTGCCCGCCCACCTTGCACACAGTTCTAAAAAAGAGAGTCGGTTTGCCCTTGGTCAAAAAATGCATAAATGGCAGCAATCATTTGCTGAAAAATTTAACCGCTTTGTCGATACCTATTATCGAGGCTTTTTAGATTTATGTTTGAAATATCGGTATATCACGCTTAGCACCGCAGTTGCATTGTTGATTGTCGTGGGTGGATACGGGTATAGCGACCATATGGGAATGATCATGATGCCTGAAGTAGCTGCTGATGAGATTGAATCGGGAGTATCATTGCCGGTGGGAACGACGACTATGCAGGCAGCAAAAGTGGCCAAAGAAATTACTAATTCGACACAGCGGATGTTTGAAGAACATAATTTATATGAAGTGGCCGAAGGGGTCAAGACCAATGTACGGGGACAAAATTTTATCGATGTCGAAATTGTGATGAAGCCGCCCAACCAACGTGATATGTCGTCGCAGGAAGTTATTGAGTTATGGCGCGAGGAGATTGGTGATATCGAAGGGGTGGATCAGATTACGTTTGAGGCTGAACGTGGACCCGGAGGATATTTGCCCGATATCAGTGTAGACTTGAGTCACTCGGATATTTCGGTGCTGGAAAATGCAAGCCAAGCGTTTGTAGAACGCGTTGAACGCTATGAGGCCTCCCGAGATGTAAATGACAACTACAATCGCGGCAAAGCACAATATGATTTTAAATTATTGCCCGAGGGAAGACGCTTAGGACTTACATCAGATGATATAGGGCAACAACTGCGGAATGCGTTTTACGGTTCGCTTGCGATGCGTCAGTTGAGAGGTACGAACGAAATTGAAGTACGTGTCAAGCTCCCCCTTGAGCAGCGGCGCGATATCCATAGCTTAGAAGATTTTGTGATTCAGACGCCTTCCGGGGCCGAAGTGCCATTGATGGATGTCGCTGAATTTGAGAAGGGTGAAGCTTTTACAACTATTAACCGTCGCAATGGACGTCGCGTGGTATCGGTAAGTATGGATGCCGAACCTGCTAATGCGGTATCACGGGTATTGGAATCACTACAGACAGAAACACTTCCCGAGTTACGTGAAGATTTTCCTGGTATCACATGGACGTTTGAAGGGAGTCAGGCCGAAATGCGCGAATCTACCCAAGCGCTGTGGGGTACGTTTGCTTTGGCTTTAATTGTGATTTATGCCTTGCTGGCGGTAGCCTTTGGAAGTTATATGCAGCCTATTATTGTGATGGGGGCTATCCCTTTTGGGATTGTTGGAGCCGTAATTGGACACATCGTGTTGGGATATGACCTCTCGTTAGTAAGTTTGATGGGGGTTATTGCCCTGTCGGGCGTTGTACTTAACGACTCTCTCATTATGATTGATCTGGCTAATCGAAAACGAAAAGAAGATGGGGTATCCGTTTATGATGCAATTCATGAAGCAGGTTTACGGCGTTTTCGTCCCATTACGCTAACTACATTAACGACTTTTGGCGGACTGACCCCAATGATTTTAGAGACTTCACGTCAGGCTGCAAACTTAATACCCATGGCGATATCACTTGGCTTTGGGATTGTATTCGCCACTTCTATTATTCTGGTAATTGTACCTTGTCTGTATTTAATCCTTGAGGATACAATTACTGGATTCAATTCATTTGCTTCTGCAGAGAGATAG
- a CDS encoding glycerophosphodiester phosphodiesterase family protein produces the protein MNLLKYIVLIALVTIISCNESKQDKTLELIGHREATGLAPENTIPGFKIALGYDVDAIELDVVIIGDKQVLVSHEPWFRHDICLTPKGDSISVDSQKEHLVYDMDYEQIVEYDCGSIQREGYPGQENQPLTKPLLTEVIREVEDYIKENDLERVGYKIEIKSKPGWYEGNNIQPVPEQAAEMVHKVLVEEGVINRVNIFAFNPRVLNRFEEINSSIPRVFLIPESKSNFDANLAELNSLPDVYAPNYTLVNSTLVEQVHEKGMTLIPWTVNRYEDMVKLVGVGVDGIISDYPNYFEKLRAE, from the coding sequence ATGAACCTATTAAAGTATATAGTATTAATTGCACTTGTAACTATTATCAGTTGTAATGAGTCTAAACAAGACAAAACACTTGAATTGATTGGGCATCGAGAGGCAACGGGATTAGCACCGGAGAATACTATTCCCGGATTTAAGATAGCACTGGGATACGATGTGGATGCCATTGAGCTTGATGTGGTAATTATCGGTGACAAACAAGTACTTGTCTCTCATGAGCCGTGGTTTCGTCATGATATTTGTCTGACGCCAAAGGGAGATTCTATTTCTGTTGACTCTCAAAAAGAGCACTTGGTTTATGACATGGATTATGAGCAGATTGTCGAATATGATTGTGGTTCTATACAAAGGGAAGGATATCCCGGGCAGGAGAATCAACCGCTGACAAAGCCACTATTGACAGAGGTTATCCGCGAAGTAGAAGACTATATTAAAGAAAACGATCTTGAACGGGTTGGGTACAAGATTGAAATAAAAAGTAAACCAGGTTGGTATGAGGGTAATAATATACAGCCTGTCCCGGAGCAGGCTGCAGAAATGGTGCATAAAGTATTGGTTGAAGAAGGAGTTATTAATCGGGTTAATATTTTTGCGTTCAATCCCCGAGTGCTGAACAGATTTGAAGAAATAAATTCTTCTATCCCAAGAGTTTTCCTGATTCCCGAGTCTAAAAGTAATTTTGATGCAAACTTAGCCGAACTAAATAGTTTGCCTGATGTATATGCGCCGAACTATACCCTTGTCAATTCGACCCTCGTAGAGCAAGTACACGAAAAGGGGATGACACTCATTCCATGGACGGTAAATAGATACGAAGATATGGTTAAGCTTGTAGGTGTTGGCGTGGATGGCATTATTTCAGACTATCCGAACTATTTTGAGAAACTAAGAGCAGAGTAA
- a CDS encoding alkaline phosphatase, whose protein sequence is MSESKNKNISRRDFLKAGALSSLALGPLLLGGCDSDGEQSFKGRGKAKNVIFMVSDGMSAGTFNMADLIKRRKYGNGSHWVDLYNSDRRFHRGIMDMASLNSPITGSAAAASSWGCGHRVNNLSVNMGPNGEEYTPINQIFKDAGKKTGLVTTTRITHATPAGFSVNIDHRNKEDEIALRYLQREYDVMLGGGARHFEAASRDDDKNLISKFADKNYQIVQTRQELTQASANKRLLGLFYDSHLPYSIDRQTIDEHQQNIPTIAEMTQTALKHLENQDGFILQVEGGRVDHGAHANDASGMLYDQVAFDDAIKVALDFVDQRDDTLLIITTDHGNANPALNAAGEGYNDSAPFFDRLQEFRHSNTWILSELDSHSTVSEIRERVEYATRLGIGKDEAQALRKALNGNLDTIYDIKSNPSSVLGSILANYTSVSFTSGGHTSDFVELAALGPGIENLDYFTRNTELFDLMVNVAGLNENMVLASQ, encoded by the coding sequence ATGTCTGAATCCAAGAATAAAAATATATCACGTCGCGATTTTTTAAAGGCTGGGGCGCTGTCCAGTTTGGCTTTGGGGCCATTATTGCTTGGGGGATGCGATTCTGATGGCGAACAGTCATTTAAAGGACGCGGTAAAGCGAAAAACGTAATTTTTATGGTTTCTGATGGAATGAGTGCCGGAACCTTTAATATGGCTGATCTTATCAAGAGACGGAAATATGGGAACGGTAGTCATTGGGTTGATCTATATAATTCTGATAGGAGATTTCATCGGGGGATAATGGATATGGCCTCCCTGAATTCACCCATTACGGGGTCCGCAGCGGCCGCTTCTTCGTGGGGATGTGGGCATCGCGTTAATAACCTATCTGTAAATATGGGGCCTAATGGCGAAGAGTATACCCCCATTAATCAGATTTTTAAAGATGCTGGTAAAAAGACAGGACTGGTAACTACTACGAGAATTACGCACGCCACTCCTGCGGGGTTTTCTGTAAATATTGATCATCGTAATAAAGAAGATGAGATTGCATTAAGGTATCTGCAGCGCGAATATGATGTAATGTTAGGCGGGGGTGCTCGTCATTTTGAGGCCGCCAGTCGTGATGATGATAAAAATCTAATTTCAAAATTTGCCGACAAAAACTACCAGATAGTCCAAACCAGACAAGAGCTTACCCAGGCTTCGGCGAATAAACGGCTTTTGGGTCTTTTTTATGATAGTCATCTACCCTACAGTATTGATCGTCAGACCATAGACGAACACCAACAGAACATTCCAACTATTGCTGAGATGACCCAGACAGCTTTAAAACATCTCGAAAATCAAGATGGGTTCATATTGCAGGTTGAAGGTGGGCGGGTTGATCACGGAGCTCACGCTAATGATGCTTCAGGCATGCTTTATGATCAAGTTGCGTTTGATGATGCCATAAAAGTGGCACTCGATTTTGTTGATCAACGTGATGATACGCTGCTTATAATTACTACAGATCATGGAAATGCCAATCCTGCCCTTAATGCCGCCGGTGAAGGTTATAATGATTCTGCTCCTTTTTTCGATCGGCTTCAGGAATTCCGTCATTCTAATACTTGGATACTTTCTGAACTCGACAGCCATAGTACTGTTTCAGAGATTCGGGAAAGAGTAGAGTATGCCACTCGGCTTGGCATCGGTAAGGATGAAGCACAAGCGTTAAGAAAAGCTCTAAATGGTAATCTGGATACTATTTACGACATAAAAAGCAATCCTTCGAGCGTATTGGGATCAATTTTAGCAAATTACACCAGCGTTAGTTTTACAAGTGGTGGTCATACCAGTGACTTTGTAGAACTTGCAGCTCTGGGTCCGGGCATTGAAAACTTAGATTACTTTACACGTAATACCGAGCTTTTTGATCTAATGGTAAATGTGGCTGGATTGAATGAAAATATGGTTCTGGCCAGTCAATAG